The Glycine soja cultivar W05 chromosome 6, ASM419377v2, whole genome shotgun sequence genome has a window encoding:
- the LOC114415499 gene encoding WAT1-related protein At3g28050-like isoform X1: MKELGVVAILFSIEFLDVIVYTVSKAAMKKGMNDFVFVMYSNAFATCLLLPITFFFYRKRPLPPLTYFIVAQLFINGFLSCSVQMLRFFGIGYSSPTLATAMSDLIPAFTFILAIVFRMEKLDWKTNSTRAKSIGTLVSITGALIITLYKGQAIINNHPSNKLFPKNLNSSEQFDWVVGAVLLAGHSFVLSLLFIVQTWIIRNYPAELVIVVTRGILVAMLSIPPSLISVTDPKDLRLGFDVHLIAIALQAIFGVSLRSIVHIWVMSKKGPLYVAMFKPIGIIFAVIMGIAFLGDSIYLGSVLGAAIVVIGFYAVIWGKSQEQAKEECEVYDSESYSPVVPLLKKKKMEE; the protein is encoded by the exons ATGAAGGAATTGGGCGTGGTTGCAATCCTCTTTTCAATAGAGTTCTTGGACGTTATCGTCTACACTGTAAGCAAAGCAGCCATGAAGAAGGGCATGAATGACTTTGTCTTTGTCATGTACTCCAATGCCTTCGCAACTTGCCTCCTCCTTCCCATAACCTTCTTCTTTTACAGGAAAAGACCTCTTCCTCCACTCACATATTTCATAGTTGCCCAATTGTTTATTAATGGCtttttaag TTGCAGTGTTCAGATGCTCAGGTTTTTTGGAATAGGTTACAGCTCTCCCACTTTGGCCACTGCTATGTCTGATTTAATCCCTGCTTTTACCTTCATTCTTGCCATCGTCTTCAG GATGGAAAAATTGGATTGGAAAACTAACAGTACTCGGGCCAAGTCCATTGGCACATTGGTATCAATCACTGGAGCCTTGATAATTACTCTGTACAAAGGCCAGGCAATCATAAACAATCACCCATCTAATAAATTGTTCCCCAAAAATCTTAATTCATCTGAGCAATTTGACTGGGTAGTAGGGGCAGTGTTGCTTGCGGGTCATAGCTTTGTTCTCTCACTGTTGTTTATAGTTCAG ACATGGATAATCAGAAATTACCCTGCAGAGCTTGTCATAGTGGTCACTCGCGGTATATTAGTTGCTATGCTATCTATCCCACCTTCGCTGATTTCAGTAACGGATCCAAAAGATTTGAGATTGGGATTTGATGTGCATTTGATAGCTATTGCATTGCAA GCAATTTTCGGTGTATCCCTTCGAAGTATTGTTCATATATGGGTCATGAGCAAGAAGGGGCCTCTGTATGTTGCAATGTTTAAGCCAATTGGAATAATCTTTGCGGTCATCATGGGAATTGCGTTTCTTGGTGACTCTATCTATCTTGGAAG TGTTCTTGGAGCAGCCATAGTGGTTATTGGATTTTATGCTGTTATTTGGGGGAAAAGCCAAGAGCAAGCAAAGGAAGAGTGTGAAGTCTATGACTCGGAATCATACTCGCCCGTTGTCCCtcttttgaagaagaagaaaatggaggaatAG
- the LOC114415499 gene encoding WAT1-related protein At3g28050-like isoform X2: protein MKELGVVAILFSIEFLDVIVYTVSKAAMKKGMNDFVFVMYSNAFATCLLLPITFFFYRKRPLPPLTYFIVAQLFINGFLSVQMLRFFGIGYSSPTLATAMSDLIPAFTFILAIVFRMEKLDWKTNSTRAKSIGTLVSITGALIITLYKGQAIINNHPSNKLFPKNLNSSEQFDWVVGAVLLAGHSFVLSLLFIVQTWIIRNYPAELVIVVTRGILVAMLSIPPSLISVTDPKDLRLGFDVHLIAIALQAIFGVSLRSIVHIWVMSKKGPLYVAMFKPIGIIFAVIMGIAFLGDSIYLGSVLGAAIVVIGFYAVIWGKSQEQAKEECEVYDSESYSPVVPLLKKKKMEE from the exons ATGAAGGAATTGGGCGTGGTTGCAATCCTCTTTTCAATAGAGTTCTTGGACGTTATCGTCTACACTGTAAGCAAAGCAGCCATGAAGAAGGGCATGAATGACTTTGTCTTTGTCATGTACTCCAATGCCTTCGCAACTTGCCTCCTCCTTCCCATAACCTTCTTCTTTTACAGGAAAAGACCTCTTCCTCCACTCACATATTTCATAGTTGCCCAATTGTTTATTAATGGCtttttaag TGTTCAGATGCTCAGGTTTTTTGGAATAGGTTACAGCTCTCCCACTTTGGCCACTGCTATGTCTGATTTAATCCCTGCTTTTACCTTCATTCTTGCCATCGTCTTCAG GATGGAAAAATTGGATTGGAAAACTAACAGTACTCGGGCCAAGTCCATTGGCACATTGGTATCAATCACTGGAGCCTTGATAATTACTCTGTACAAAGGCCAGGCAATCATAAACAATCACCCATCTAATAAATTGTTCCCCAAAAATCTTAATTCATCTGAGCAATTTGACTGGGTAGTAGGGGCAGTGTTGCTTGCGGGTCATAGCTTTGTTCTCTCACTGTTGTTTATAGTTCAG ACATGGATAATCAGAAATTACCCTGCAGAGCTTGTCATAGTGGTCACTCGCGGTATATTAGTTGCTATGCTATCTATCCCACCTTCGCTGATTTCAGTAACGGATCCAAAAGATTTGAGATTGGGATTTGATGTGCATTTGATAGCTATTGCATTGCAA GCAATTTTCGGTGTATCCCTTCGAAGTATTGTTCATATATGGGTCATGAGCAAGAAGGGGCCTCTGTATGTTGCAATGTTTAAGCCAATTGGAATAATCTTTGCGGTCATCATGGGAATTGCGTTTCTTGGTGACTCTATCTATCTTGGAAG TGTTCTTGGAGCAGCCATAGTGGTTATTGGATTTTATGCTGTTATTTGGGGGAAAAGCCAAGAGCAAGCAAAGGAAGAGTGTGAAGTCTATGACTCGGAATCATACTCGCCCGTTGTCCCtcttttgaagaagaagaaaatggaggaatAG